In Candidatus Zymogenaceae bacterium, the DNA window AGGCGGCGAAGATGCTCGACGCCCTGGGGATAGACGGGATTGAGGTGAGCTGCGGCATCGCAGAGGACAGCATGACGACCCTCCGGGGAGACCTCCCCATCGACGCGTTGCTGGACGACCTGGGGATGTTTCGGGGAAGGCCGCTTCTGCGCTTTTTCACCCGCAGATTCGGCAAACGTCTCTTCGCCACGCCATTTTCCGAGGAGTACAACCTGGACGCCGCGATTGCCATCAAGGAGGCGGTCTCGGTACCTGTTTTCGCGGTGGGCGGCGTCACCCGCCCCGAGCGGATGGAAAAGATCGTTCAAGAGGGATGGGCCGACTATATATCACTCTCCCGTCCGCTGATCATCCAGCCCCACTGGCCCAACAAGATCCAAGAAGGAGACACACGACCGAGCCCGTGCATCAGGTGCAACCACTGCCTGATATATCTCCCCGCAGCTCCCCTCAGATGCTACCACGGCCGCCGCATCGGGGAGGTAAAAGGCGCCGACACGAAAAATATGTCTTAATTTTTTCACCCAAGGGAGGAACCGATGGCAAATCCATTCGTGCACATTGAGTTGACCTCCGACGATCCGGTCAGGGCGAAAGAGTTCTACGGGAAGCTCCTGGACTGGACGCTGGAGGATATCCCAATGGAGGGGGACGTCTATACCCTGATTCATGTAGGGGATCGGGGCGCCGGCGGCGGCATCATGAAGACGCCTGCGCCGGGTATTCCGACCCGCTGGCTTCCCTACATCGAGGTGGATGACGTGGCGAAAAAGACGGCCCTCACAACTTCGCTGGGAGGACGGGTGGAGATGGAAAAGACCGAAGTGCCGGGGATTGGGTGGTTCGCCGTCATCACCGATCCCACCGGGGGTGTTGTGGGGTTGTGGGAGACAATGAATCCCTAAAAGCACACGGGGGCGGGGATGAATATCCCCGCCCCCGTCGTGTCCTAAGCATAAAAATTCAACTTATGCGTCCACCTCCGCCACAGCGCGAATCCATCCCGCAGATGCGCCCTTGATCTTAATCGGGAAGCAATAGAAGGTAAACCCGGTCTGGGGTATCTTGTCCAGGTTGGTGAGCTTCTCGATCTGGAAATATCCCTTCTCGATGCCGGCGAAGTGCGCCTCCCAGATGAGGGAGGGGTCCTTTGTTTCCTGAAACTCCTGGGCGATATAGGGGAGCGGCCGATCCCAGCTCCAGGCGTCGGTCCCCACCACGTTCACGCCCATATTCAGGATATGCAGGGTCGAATCCCTCCCCATGCCGCATCCCTTCATCAGGTATTCCTGCTTCCCCCAGTATTCATCCGCGCCGGTCATGATCAACACGGCGTCCCCCGGCTTGACCGTATACCCGATGCGCTTCAATTCCTCATCGACGTCATCCGGGGTCACCTTGTAGCCGTCGGCGTATTTTCTGAAATCCAGCACCACCCCGTCAGAGATGCACCATTCCAGGGGCATCTGGTCCACCGTCTTGGCCGGCTTCCCCCCGTCCTGGGTGGGGTGATAGTGCCACGGGGCGTCGATGTGCGTCCCGGCGTGAGTGCTCACCGAAAGAAGTTCCACCGCCCATCCCTTGCCGTCCGGCAGATCCTTTTTGGGATCAATGCCCGGAAAGAACGGGATCATGGTCTCCGCACCCGCATCGTGGTCTATGTATTGAATCTGAGGGATCATCAGGGGCGGATCCGAGGGGAGTCCGTCCTCGATGGCAATTGACAGGTCTATAAATTTCCTCGCCATACCCAACACTCCTTTCCATGAATGCCAGTCTCATAAACGGCCGGATCGCCGTATTCCGTACAACAGTCTGTTATCAGTCTTTCTTCATGGCGTCGACGATGCGTCGTCCCGCCTCAATAAGGCGCTCCTCGGTG includes these proteins:
- a CDS encoding VOC family protein encodes the protein MANPFVHIELTSDDPVRAKEFYGKLLDWTLEDIPMEGDVYTLIHVGDRGAGGGIMKTPAPGIPTRWLPYIEVDDVAKKTALTTSLGGRVEMEKTEVPGIGWFAVITDPTGGVVGLWETMNP
- a CDS encoding cyclase family protein codes for the protein MARKFIDLSIAIEDGLPSDPPLMIPQIQYIDHDAGAETMIPFFPGIDPKKDLPDGKGWAVELLSVSTHAGTHIDAPWHYHPTQDGGKPAKTVDQMPLEWCISDGVVLDFRKYADGYKVTPDDVDEELKRIGYTVKPGDAVLIMTGADEYWGKQEYLMKGCGMGRDSTLHILNMGVNVVGTDAWSWDRPLPYIAQEFQETKDPSLIWEAHFAGIEKGYFQIEKLTNLDKIPQTGFTFYCFPIKIKGASAGWIRAVAEVDA